One Lachnospiraceae bacterium C1.1 genomic region harbors:
- a CDS encoding ABC transporter permease: MFVENIKLALTALAANKMRTLLTMLGIIIGIASVIAIMTVGDAMNNSMLDSMGDMGINNVSVFISEKMQEDGSYSDRKMKDSDYFDVDFIESLKEKFKGKIEGVSLKQELGSVKVTDKKNYANINLKGVNRTAFKQTKAKIIAGRNLNSDDYVNGNSVVIVSDRYVNNIFDGDAEKALGQNVEVVLGSNYYSYVIVGVYEYQDRAGGFSAGGSQKDLETEAYIPIVKAMHQKRENQHFSDFDVVAASGQDPDELSMKLQEWINSSKYKDNDAYESYCYSMKADVEQMKGMVSMLQYAFMGVGAISLLVGGIGVMNIMIVSITERTREIGTRKALGATNGYIRLQFITEAVVVCAAGGIIGILLGMGLGAVITKVIHSHGMASPLGILCCVAFSMVFGVFFGYYPANRAAKLNPIEALRYE; the protein is encoded by the coding sequence ATGTTCGTGGAAAATATAAAGCTGGCGCTTACGGCGCTTGCGGCTAATAAAATGAGGACTCTCCTTACAATGCTTGGGATCATCATAGGAATTGCATCTGTTATCGCAATAATGACAGTGGGAGATGCAATGAATAACAGCATGCTGGATTCAATGGGAGATATGGGTATAAATAATGTTTCTGTTTTTATTTCAGAAAAGATGCAGGAGGACGGGAGCTACAGCGACCGTAAGATGAAGGACTCTGACTATTTTGATGTGGATTTCATAGAATCGCTTAAAGAAAAATTTAAGGGGAAAATAGAAGGAGTATCCTTAAAACAGGAGCTTGGAAGTGTAAAGGTTACCGATAAAAAGAATTATGCAAATATAAATCTTAAAGGTGTCAACAGGACTGCATTTAAGCAGACCAAGGCAAAGATAATCGCCGGGAGAAATCTGAACTCAGACGATTACGTAAATGGAAACAGTGTTGTTATTGTTTCAGACAGATATGTCAATAATATTTTTGACGGAGATGCAGAAAAGGCATTGGGACAAAATGTGGAAGTTGTTCTTGGAAGCAATTATTACAGTTATGTTATAGTTGGTGTTTATGAATATCAGGACAGGGCGGGAGGATTTAGTGCAGGTGGTTCCCAGAAGGATCTGGAAACGGAAGCTTATATTCCGATAGTTAAAGCCATGCATCAGAAAAGAGAGAATCAGCATTTTTCTGATTTTGATGTGGTTGCAGCTTCAGGACAGGATCCGGATGAACTTTCGATGAAGCTTCAGGAATGGATAAATTCCAGTAAATATAAGGACAATGATGCTTATGAATCATATTGCTACAGCATGAAGGCAGATGTGGAACAGATGAAAGGAATGGTTTCAATGCTTCAGTATGCTTTCATGGGAGTAGGTGCAATATCACTTCTGGTCGGCGGTATCGGTGTTATGAATATCATGATCGTGAGCATCACAGAGAGAACCCGTGAAATAGGTACGAGAAAAGCCCTTGGAGCCACAAACGGATATATTAGGCTCCAGTTTATTACGGAAGCAGTGGTTGTCTGTGCAGCTGGGGGTATCATAGGAATATTGCTTGGAATGGGACTTGGAGCTGTGATAACCAAAGTCATACATAGCCATGGAATGGCATCGCCTTTAGGTATTCTTTGCTGTGTTGCCTTCTCTATGGTATTTGGAGTATTTTTCGGATATTATCCGGCCAATAGGGCAGCAAAACTTAATCCTATAGAGGCATTGAGATATGAATAA
- a CDS encoding ABC transporter ATP-binding protein — MSSDRKLIIDAKGIVKRFNIGMENELEILHGIDIKVYEGEFVSIVGSSGSGKSTLMNIIGLLDKPTEGSYILDGEDVCAERDEKLSHIRNQKIGFVFQTYNLISRTSALKNVELPMLYAGMGAKERRQRAEELLEIVDMKERMEHTPDELSGGQKQRVAIARSLGNSPSIILADEPTGALDSHTGRMIMDLFHKLNEEQGITIVFITHSPELAEETERVLTLSDGRIIDERRGANYVRGKYKAGAYGACG; from the coding sequence ATGAGCTCTGATAGAAAATTAATTATTGACGCAAAGGGCATTGTTAAAAGATTTAATATCGGAATGGAAAATGAACTGGAAATACTTCATGGAATAGATATAAAGGTCTATGAAGGAGAGTTTGTTTCAATAGTCGGAAGCTCGGGTTCCGGAAAATCCACACTTATGAATATAATCGGACTCCTTGATAAACCGACAGAGGGAAGTTATATTCTCGATGGTGAAGATGTATGTGCAGAGCGTGATGAAAAGCTTTCACATATAAGAAACCAGAAGATAGGCTTTGTATTTCAGACCTATAATCTGATCTCGAGGACCAGTGCATTAAAAAATGTTGAGCTTCCGATGCTCTATGCGGGAATGGGAGCAAAAGAGCGACGTCAGAGAGCTGAGGAGCTTTTAGAAATAGTTGATATGAAAGAGAGAATGGAACATACTCCGGATGAACTTTCCGGAGGTCAGAAGCAGCGAGTAGCAATTGCGCGCTCACTTGGAAATTCTCCTTCGATAATACTTGCGGATGAGCCGACAGGAGCGCTGGATTCGCATACCGGAAGAATGATAATGGATCTTTTTCATAAATTAAATGAAGAACAGGGGATTACGATAGTGTTTATCACGCATTCGCCTGAACTTGCGGAGGAAACCGAAAGAGTCCTTACTCTTTCAGATGGACGTATCATAGACGAAAGGAGAGGAGCCAATTATGTTCGTGGAAAATATAAAGCTGGCGCTTACGGCGCTTGCGGCTAA
- a CDS encoding HlyD family efflux transporter periplasmic adaptor subunit has product MKEKSLGKKLFKSKKIIALTTAVLVTVSVGTAVVFNDVFANEPSEEELLETVAVERQDLRRSISVTGTIASAESYTLTSDLTDVDVKKVYVKVGDRVKKGDIIAELDSSDIEISLKDAEESLSAAEEKNNLEIAAAKRNYELAKEAAEASALRSAAELQKAQQDYADAVNKSESLKNEYNGASASVTEENGNVDEVKKDIEKLKKKSRKKEAEISDLQRELDKIDEEKNRDQYNAKKDEIADCQKDLEKIKNKLEDKETALSDIQSDQSEAKSKQSEKESEAKTAEEDIKAKQEAAIKAQQAAEDAARENEKSLAEGQDSIKSSELSAASGTTESKREVNKYKRQLEKALIKAPSDGVITSVEAKEGSAYKGDVIAVLQDDSGYKVKAQVDQYDISDVENGMKAEIKTDTTGDEIMTGKVSFVSPTPAEAVSTKDNSDSNTSGSSTDYPIEAVIDEPSDRLRIGMSVKLTIIEKESVNALAVPNSAVTEDEDGNSYVEIKAVDDSSSENGESDFEIKKVTVKTGLKTDYYTEIISDELSEGSEVINSSEDEETTEAANEL; this is encoded by the coding sequence ATGAAAGAAAAGTCTTTAGGTAAGAAGTTATTTAAATCAAAAAAAATCATTGCACTGACTACTGCTGTTTTAGTCACAGTATCAGTGGGAACAGCAGTAGTCTTTAATGATGTTTTTGCTAATGAGCCATCTGAGGAGGAGCTTTTAGAAACTGTCGCAGTTGAAAGACAGGATTTAAGAAGATCGATAAGTGTTACCGGTACAATTGCCAGCGCGGAAAGCTATACACTTACATCGGATCTTACAGACGTTGATGTAAAGAAAGTTTATGTAAAGGTTGGAGACAGGGTAAAAAAAGGAGATATCATTGCGGAACTGGACAGCTCTGATATAGAGATATCACTTAAGGATGCAGAGGAAAGTTTAAGCGCTGCAGAAGAAAAAAATAATCTTGAGATAGCAGCAGCAAAAAGAAATTACGAACTCGCAAAAGAGGCTGCCGAGGCTTCGGCTCTCCGCTCTGCAGCTGAGCTTCAGAAGGCTCAGCAGGATTATGCAGATGCAGTAAATAAATCCGAGAGTCTGAAAAATGAGTACAACGGAGCATCTGCCAGCGTAACAGAGGAAAATGGAAATGTTGATGAAGTAAAAAAAGATATTGAAAAATTAAAGAAGAAATCAAGAAAAAAAGAAGCCGAGATTTCTGACCTCCAGCGCGAGCTCGATAAAATAGATGAAGAAAAAAACAGGGATCAGTATAACGCTAAAAAAGATGAAATCGCAGACTGCCAGAAGGATCTCGAAAAAATAAAGAATAAACTTGAAGATAAGGAAACTGCCCTTTCTGATATTCAGTCAGACCAGTCGGAGGCAAAGTCAAAACAGTCAGAGAAAGAGTCAGAGGCAAAGACGGCCGAGGAAGATATCAAAGCAAAGCAGGAGGCTGCGATCAAAGCCCAGCAGGCAGCCGAGGATGCGGCAAGGGAAAACGAAAAATCACTTGCAGAAGGACAGGACAGTATTAAAAGCAGTGAACTTTCTGCAGCATCGGGAACTACGGAGTCAAAAAGAGAAGTAAATAAATATAAAAGACAGCTTGAAAAAGCGTTAATAAAAGCACCCTCTGATGGAGTGATCACATCTGTTGAGGCTAAGGAAGGCTCTGCTTATAAAGGTGATGTGATAGCAGTGCTGCAGGATGACAGTGGATATAAGGTAAAAGCGCAGGTAGACCAGTACGATATCAGTGATGTGGAAAATGGCATGAAAGCTGAGATTAAGACTGATACCACAGGCGATGAGATCATGACAGGTAAGGTAAGCTTCGTATCACCGACTCCGGCAGAGGCTGTGTCGACTAAAGACAATTCTGATTCAAATACGAGTGGTTCGAGCACTGATTATCCTATTGAGGCTGTTATAGATGAACCAAGTGACAGACTGAGGATCGGAATGAGTGTTAAGTTGACAATTATTGAGAAGGAATCAGTTAATGCTCTGGCAGTTCCGAATAGTGCTGTTACGGAAGATGAGGATGGAAACAGCTATGTTGAAATAAAAGCAGTAGATGATTCATCCTCTGAAAACGGAGAGTCTGATTTTGAAATAAAGAAAGTCACTGTAAAGACAGGTCTTAAGACAGATTATTATACAGAGATAATAAGCGATGAACTCAGCGAGGGAAGCGAAGTGATCAACAGCTCAGAGGATGAGGAAACAACGGAGGCTGCAAATGAGCTCTGA
- a CDS encoding sodium:alanine symporter family protein encodes MERFEEIVASVDSFVWGPAMLILLVGTGIFMTIRLKFQTWRNLGYALHSIFSSDSRKTNRGTGDVSPFSSLMTALAATIGTGNIAGVATAMASGGPGALVWMWISALFGLTTKFTECMLAVKYREKNEIGEMNGGPMFTMKNGFKNKAVGKTLGFLFALFAALASFGIGDMTQSNSIASAVSSSFGVPAAVTGAIVTVLTLAIIVGGIKSISKVSSVVVPAMAVFYVVAGLLCIILNIKNVPHGLYQIIVMAFNPQAVGGGVIGTITVSVMNSVRYGVARGCFSNEAGMGSAAITAASATTDDPVRQGYINMTGTFFDTIVVCSITGLVIASSGVLGTVDAAGNTLSAVPLTMAAFATTLGPAGSYLVSIGIMLFAFSTIIGWEYHGEKAVEYLVPNRKVIYLYRVVYSLIVFVGATQTLELIWNISDIMNALMAIPNLICMLVMSGVVVEEVKRFQPTVEMEKASWKNKAKGAESTLNAE; translated from the coding sequence ATGGAAAGATTCGAAGAAATTGTTGCATCTGTTGACAGCTTTGTCTGGGGACCGGCAATGCTGATACTGCTTGTAGGTACAGGCATTTTCATGACAATAAGGCTTAAATTTCAGACCTGGAGAAATTTAGGCTATGCACTTCACAGTATTTTCAGCAGTGATTCAAGAAAGACAAATCGCGGAACAGGTGATGTATCTCCGTTTTCATCCCTTATGACAGCCCTTGCGGCAACCATCGGTACAGGAAATATCGCCGGTGTTGCAACAGCTATGGCTTCCGGCGGACCCGGAGCATTGGTATGGATGTGGATCAGTGCTTTATTCGGACTTACTACTAAATTTACAGAGTGTATGCTCGCTGTAAAATACAGAGAGAAAAATGAGATCGGTGAAATGAACGGCGGACCGATGTTCACCATGAAAAATGGTTTTAAGAATAAGGCAGTCGGGAAAACACTTGGATTTTTATTCGCACTCTTTGCAGCTCTGGCATCTTTTGGTATCGGAGACATGACTCAGTCAAACTCGATCGCATCAGCAGTCAGCAGTTCCTTCGGAGTTCCTGCAGCTGTAACAGGTGCAATTGTTACAGTACTTACATTAGCAATAATCGTTGGCGGTATTAAGAGTATTTCAAAGGTATCCTCAGTAGTCGTTCCGGCTATGGCAGTATTTTATGTAGTTGCAGGTCTTCTTTGCATCATCCTTAACATTAAAAATGTACCTCATGGTCTTTATCAGATCATTGTAATGGCATTTAACCCTCAGGCTGTTGGTGGTGGTGTTATTGGTACTATCACAGTTTCAGTTATGAATTCTGTAAGATACGGCGTTGCAAGAGGATGCTTCTCAAATGAAGCAGGTATGGGATCTGCAGCGATCACAGCAGCATCAGCTACAACGGACGATCCTGTAAGACAGGGTTACATCAACATGACAGGTACTTTCTTTGATACTATCGTGGTTTGTTCTATCACAGGTCTTGTTATCGCATCATCGGGTGTTCTCGGAACAGTAGATGCAGCAGGAAATACACTTTCGGCAGTACCTCTTACAATGGCAGCTTTCGCAACTACTTTGGGACCTGCAGGTTCATATCTTGTATCGATAGGAATCATGCTTTTTGCTTTTTCAACGATCATCGGCTGGGAATATCACGGTGAAAAGGCGGTTGAGTATTTAGTACCAAACAGAAAAGTTATATATCTTTACAGAGTGGTTTATTCACTTATAGTTTTTGTTGGTGCTACACAGACTCTTGAGCTTATCTGGAATATTTCAGATATCATGAACGCACTTATGGCTATACCGAACCTTATCTGTATGCTTGTTATGTCAGGTGTAGTAGTAGAGGAAGTAAAACGCTTCCAGCCTACAGTTGAAATGGAAAAGGCATCCTGGAAAAACAAGGCAAAGGGTGCAGAAAGCACGTTAAATGCTGAATAA